One window from the genome of Babylonia areolata isolate BAREFJ2019XMU chromosome 11, ASM4173473v1, whole genome shotgun sequence encodes:
- the LOC143287237 gene encoding uncharacterized protein LOC143287237 has protein sequence MDYFFVLLQKGHPAAAGDTKQAPVAEGKGMSGGGDDGDDDDDDNDDLYKRGFDRIGGHSSFSQFGKRQGDASDLHVQERKFDRIAGASDFGMFGKKDGNSDPAKAADKRFDRIAGASGFGSFGKRQEEEEEEEAPGGEKRFDRISGSSAFGSFGKRQDEASTSSGDADKRKFDRIAGVSSFGGFGKREKDEDQLDKRQFDRIAGATDFGTFGKREEQQENQDFGGFDKKEEKEGVDKRRFDRIASATDFGSFGKREEQVEEDDKDKRFDRISGVSGFGTFGKRGEEEEKDKRFDRISGVSGFGSFGKRFDRISGVSGFGTFGKRGEEEKDKRFDRISGVSGFGTFGKRGEEEEKEKRFDRISGVSGFGTFGKRGEEEKDKRFDRISGVSGFGSFGKRFDRISGVSGFGTFGKRGEEEKDKRFDRISGVSGFGTFGKRGEGEEKDKRFDRISGVSGFGSFGKRFDRISGVSGFGSFGKRGEEEKDKRFDRISGVSGFGSFGKRGEEEKDKRFDRISGVSGFGTFGKRGEEEEKDKRFDRISGVSGFGSFGKRQPEEDFAGDKRAFDRIAGHSSFSGFGKRGFDRINGMNSFSSFGKRKFDRIGGMSSFATFGKRADDTESPEEQTRGFDRIGGFGKEDDAEMSETDKRRFDRIAGHSNFASFGKREGDDATSDKSDQSKRFDRIGQSAFRTLGKRDDTQDSQEGKADETSTTAAPAPGSQQGKTSKHISKRDLSSVIDNEKRRFDSIAPSSSMAGFGKRRFDSIAPSSSMAGFGKRRFDSIAPSSSMAGFGKRRFDSIAPSSSMGGFGKRALDTIALNSNFGGFGKRAMDSIASYSKFGGFGKRAMDSIASYSKFGGFGKRSMDSIARYSKFGGFGKRTMDSIAKYSKFGGFGKRGMDSIASYSKFGGFGKRGMDSIASYSKFGGFGKRGMDSISSYSRFGGFGKRRLDSIGSSKFGGFGKRSVDDVLEDLAALNDRLQQEGDSLSQEDVQHLIEIVTGSGSPQENPGQDTDASSYMEVPVDEGGLWQDLESQGGGEESQKRSHDPIAHYGRFGRFGKRGGGGGEEGEEEEEEVSFLPLTSLWRNDVAKLCAPVLADAENTKDERNQATATTNSKRAFDRIATSGFARFGRFSWTPSAPALVPNYASPTIPPPSTRGDNSYLPFCEVALKLQQYLDTVRSHSSGSSSSTRRHKRQFDTIAYGHFGKWGRK, from the coding sequence aTGGActatttctttgtgttgttgcagAAGGGTCATCCCGCCGCTGCTGGTGACACCAAGCAAGCACCGGTAGCAGAGGGGAAGGgaatgagtggtggtggtgatgatggtgacgatgacgatgacgacaacgacgacttgTACAAACGTGGCTTTGACCGCATCGGAGGCCACAGCTCCTTCAGCCAGTTCGGCAAGAGACAGGGCGACGCCTCCGACCTTCACGTGCAGGAGAGAAAGTTCGACAGGATCGCTGGAGCCTCCGACTTCGGCATGTTCGGCAAGAAGGACGGAAACAGCGACCCGGCAAAAGCCGCTGACAAAAGGTTTGACCGCATCGCCGGCGCAAGCGGCTTCGGCAGTTTCGggaagagacaggaggaggaggaggaggaggaagcaccAGGCGGAGAGAAAAGATTTGACAGAATATCCGGTTCCAGTGCTTTCGGCAGCTTCGGTAAAAGACAAGACGAGGCGTCAACATCGAGTGGTGATGCGGACAAGCGAAAATTTGACCGAATCGCTGGGGTGAGTAGCTTTGGCGGCTTCGGGAAACGAGAGAAAGATGAAGATCAACTGGACAAAAGACAGTTCGATCGTATCGCTGGCGCAACTGACTTCGGTACCTTCGGCAAGCGAGAGGAGCAACAGGAGAACCAAGACTTCGGCGGGTTCgacaagaaagaggagaaagagggagtggaCAAAAGGAGGTTCGACAGGATAGCCAGTGCCACTGACTTTGGATCCTTcggaaagagagaagaacaagtagaagaagacgaTAAAGACAAGAGGTTTGATCGCATTTCTGGTGTGAGCGGTTTTGGTACCTtcgggaagagaggagaagaggaagaaaaagacaagaggtTTGATCGTATTTCTGGTGTAAGCGGTTTTGGCTCCTTTGGAAAGAGATTTGATCGCATTTCTGGTGTTAGTGGTTTTGGCACCTtcggaaagagaggagaagaagagaaagacaaaaggtTTGATCGTATTTCTGGTGTAAGCGGTTTTGGTACCTtcgggaagagaggagaagaggaagaaaaagaaaagaggtttGACCGCATTTCTGGTGTGAGCGGTTTTGGTACCTtcggaaagagaggagaagaagagaaagacaagcgGTTTGATCGTATTTCTGGTGTAAGCGGTTTTGGCTCCTTTGGAAAGAGATTTGATCGCATTTCTGGTGTTAGTGGTTTTGGCACGtttggaaagagaggagaagaagagaaagacaaaaggtTTGATCGTATTTCTGGTGTAAGCGGTTTTGGAACCTtcggaaagagaggagaaggagaagaaaaagacaagaggtTTGATCGTATTTCTGGCGTTAGTGGCTTTGGCTCTTTTGGAAAGAGATTTGATCGCATTTCAGGTGTAAGCGGTTTTGGTTCCTtcggaaagagaggagaagaagagaaagacaagagattcGATCGCATTTCAGGTGTAAGCGGTTTTGGCTCCTtcggaaagagaggagaagaagagaaagacaagagatttGATCGCATTTCAGGTGTAAGCGGTTTTGGTACCTtcggaaagagaggagaagaggaagaaaaagacaagaggtTTGATCGCATTTCTGGTGTGAGCGGTTTTGGCTCCTTTGGAAAGAGACAGCCAGAAGAAGATTTTGCAGGTGACAAAAGAGCTTTTGATCGCATTGCTGGGCACAGTTCCTTTTCGGGGTTCGGTAAAAGGGGCTTTGACAGAATTAATGGAATGAACTCATTTTCCAGTTTTGGTAAACGAAAATTTGACCGAATTGGCGGCATGAGTTCCTTCGCTACATTCGGCAAAAGGGCTGACGACACTGAGAGCCCAGAGGAGCAGACACGTGGATTTGACAGAATCGGTGGTTTTGGAAAGGAAGACGATGCCGAAATGAGTGAAACGGACAAGAGAAGGTTTGATCGCATTGCTGGGCACAGCAACTTTGCATCTTTTGGCAAACGAGAGGGTGATGACGCGACCAGTGACAAATCTGACCAGTCGAAAAGGTTTGACAGAATCGGTCAGAGCGCTTTCAGGACTTTAGGTAAGAGAGACGATACTCAGGACTCCCAGGAAGGCAAAGCCGACGAAACGTCCACAACAGCGGCTCCAGCACCCGGCAGTCAGCAAGGTAAAACCTCCAAACACATTTCCAAGCGAGACCTTAGTTCTGTTATTGACAATGAAAAACGTCGCTTCGACTCCATCGCTCCTTCGAGCAGTATGGCAGGTTTTGGAAAGCGGCGTTTCGATTCCATTGCCCCTTCCAGTTCAATGGCAGGTTTTGGAAAACGAAGATTTGACTCCATCGCTCCGTCCAGCAGTATGGCAGGATTCGGCAAGCGCAGGTTCGATTCTATCGCTCCCTCCAGCAGCATGGGAGGGTTTGGGAAACGGGCTCTGGACACGATAGCGCTGAACAGTAATTTTGGTGGATTTGGAAAACGTGCCATGGATTCTATTGCCAGCTACAGCAAATTTGGTGGGTTCGGTAAACGTGCTATGGACTCAATTGCATCTTACAGCAAATTCGGTGGGTTTGGAAAACGCTCTATGGATTCTATCGCCAGATATAGTAAATTTGGTGGTTTTGGAAAACGTACCATGGATTCTATAGCCAAATACAGTAAATTTGGTGGATTCGGAAAACGTGGCATGGACTCTATCGCCAGCTATAGTAAATTCGGTGGGTTCGGAAAACGTGGCATGGACTCTATCGCCAGCTATAGTAAATTCGGTGGGTTCGGAAAACGTGGCATGGACTCCATATCCTCCTACAGTCGGTTTGGTGGATTCGGCAAACGCAGATTGGACTCGATCGGTTCTTCCAAATTTGGCGGCTTTGGCAAACGGAGTGTGGACGACGTCCTCGAAGACCTAGCGGCTCTCAACGACCGCCTGCAACAGGAGGGCGACTCACTGAGCCAAGAGGACGTGCAGCACCTCATTGAGATCGTGACGGGCTCGGGGTCCCCCCAGGAGAACCCTGGGCAGGACACCGACGCTAGCAGCTACATGGAGGTCCCTGTTGATGAAGGCGGGTTGTGGCAGGACTTGGAGTCCCAGGGTGGCGGGGAGGAGTCCCAGAAAAGGAGCCACGACCCCATCGCCCATTACGGACGCTTCGGCAGGTTCGGGaagcgaggaggagggggcggagaggagggtgaggaagaggaggaggaggtttccttcctccctctcacctctctctggaGAAATGACGTGGCCAAGCTGTGTGCGCCGGTCCTGGCCGACGCTGAGAACACAAAGGATGAAAGGAACcaagccaccgccaccaccaactcCAAGAGAGCTTTCGACCGCATCGCTACCAGTGGTTTTGCTCGTTTCGGTCGGTTCTCGTGGACCCCCTCAGCTCCTGCTCTCGTCCCCAACTACGCCTCccctaccatcccccctcccagcACGCGCGGAGACAACAGTTACCTGCCCTTTTGCGAAGTGGCCCTGAAGCTGCAGCAGTACTTGGACACTGTTCGGAGCCACAgcagcggtagcagcagcagcacgcgcCGTCACAAGCGACAATTCGACACCATCGCCTACGGCCACTTCGGCAAGTGGGGCCGGAAGTGA